Part of the uncultured Desulfobacter sp. genome, TAGTCATCCTGTTGTTCAATATCCTTGATAATAAACTTACGGTAGGCATTTTTATCCGGCCTGCCGCCGGTGAAGACGACCATGGCCGCCACGGGATCTTTTCCCTGGAGATTGGAGTTGTCAAAACACTCCATGCGCTCGGGCGTCCGGGCCATACCCAGAAGGTTCTGGAGCATAGTCAGCCCTGCCCGGGCTTCCTCTTCACGGGCCAAAATTTTTTCAAGTTCACCCTTTGCATTGAGCCCTGCCATGTCAGCCAGCCGTTTTTTCTCCCCCCGGAGCGGATAGTGGAAATTTACCCGGTGATCCGCCACCGCATTGAGCCGGGCCTCGGCACGGATCATGTCGTCGGACGGATGGCTGAACAAAACCGAGCCGGGAATCTGGGCGGCTTTTTCATAATATTGAATCACAAACGCGGCCAGCAGCTCATCCGGTTCCTTGAACCCCAGATCCAAAGGGTAATAGGTTGTGTTTATCAATTGCCCGGATCTGACCTGCATCACGGTCACCACCGCCCGATCCCGGTCCCAGGCAAGCCCGAGCACGTCCCGGTCCTGCCCGTCCGCACACACCACCACCTGGCGCTCCATGATCCGCTCCACGGCAAAGATGGTGTCCCGGATCTGGGCCGCCTTTTCAAAGGCCTGGTCAGCAGCATACGCGGCCATCTCAAGGCGCAGTTTCTTAATCACCTCCCGGGTCCGGCCGCGCAGAAACAAAACCGCGTCCTTGACCCTGGCCTGGTACTCCTCAGGGTCCACCTCATTGCAGCACAGGCCAAGACACGCCTTGATCTGATAATTCAAACAAGGCCTGGACCTGTTTTTAAACTGGGCGTCCCGGCACTTTCGAAGCTTAAAAATCCGTTGGATCTGTTTTAAGGTCTGGTTTACACTCTTGGAAGAAGAATAGGGTCCAAAATAAAGTGCTTTATCCTTTTCAATGCGCCGCACCCGCTGGATGGACGGATAGGATTCATTCATGTCAATGCGCAGCAATGGATAATTTTTACCGTCTTTAAGAAGCACATTATATTTAGGAGAATTTTTTTTGATCAGGTTGGATTCCAGGATAAAGGCTTCCTGGTCGGACTGGGTGACCACCAGCTCAAAATCAGCCACCAAAGCCAGAAGTGCTGCGGTCTTGGGCTCGGGCTGATCCTTTCTCACAAAATATGAGGCCAGCCGCTTTTTTAAATCCTTGGCCTTGCCCACATAAAGGATCTTTCCTTTCTTATCCCGCATGAGGTAAACCCCTGGGGCATGGGGCGCCTGGTCATATTTTTCTCTTATTTTCTCAGGGACAATCATTGGGCTGTCTTAAATACGTTCAACAAATTAAGTTATCATCCAGTTATGGTTATTAAATTCCGCCCACTTCGTTTTGAACAATAAAGCTTATCATCCGCCAATTTCAGCATGTATGACAAATCTTTATCTGTATTAAAGGAGATACCGATACTAATTGTCACCGCCAATTTTTGATTTGCATCACCATAAGTTATTTTTTGGGTTTGAATAAGGGATCTTAAGGCATTAAATCGCTCCCCAATTTGAGTTCGAAAAAGATTTTTATCTTCCCCATCCCGACCGGATATCAAAATACAAAACTCTTCTCCGCCCAGTCGAGCTAACAACTCATTCTGTTTTACAAAATTTTTAAATATTTCCGCCAACTTTTGAAGAACCACATCACCTGCATCATGGCCATAGGCATCATTGATCTTTTTAAAATGATCAATGTCAATCATTGCACAGCACAAACACCGATCAGCCTCCCGAGATGACAAGAATAGTTTTTTCCCCTTTTCAAAAAACAACCTGCGATTATAAAGGCCTGTGAGATAATCTGTCATTGCAGCCAATTTAGTTTGTTCAATTAAACAAACATTTTCAATACACTGGGCGACACGACAATAAAATTCTTCTCTAATAAATGATTGTTTAATAATAAAATCATTGGCACCACTTTTAATAAACTGAGCAGCCATGGTTTCGTCTCTTTCCGAGGACATTCCAATAATAGCAAGCTCTTCTTTTTTAAAGGTTTCGCGGATGGTTTTACACAAAAGACACCCATCCATTTCAGGCATATTAAAATCCGTAATTACCAACTTAATTCCAGGGTAATGTGTTAAAGCTTCAAGGGCATCCTTGCCGTTTGTAACAGTGATGAGCTTGTATTGATGCATATATAAAAGATCAGAAATAACGCTACGAAAGAAAGAAGAATCATCTACAATTAGAATGATATGATTCTTATTTTCCCTCAATTTTTTAAGTGATGATAAAAGGTAACCCAGACTGTTCTGGTCATTTTTCACAATGTAATCCACGATTCTTTTAGACCAGACAAATTTTCTTAATTCTGAACTTACACAACTTGTAAAAACAATTGACGGAATACCTTTCTGAGTCACAATATCAATAATTTCACCATTTGTGGCATCTGGAAGCACAAAATCGAGAACGGCTGAAGAATAGTATTGCTTCCCATCTAAACAGGGAAGCGTTTCTTCCAAAGTCTTTGCCCAGACAACAGGTTCTTTAATTTCCGATTCAAGAGCATTAACAAGCCCTTTCCCAAAAGCCAGGTCATCCTCGACCAATAGTATTCTCTCTTTTTTTTTTTCAGATGACTTCTTCATTAAAAAAACGTCCTTTTAAGGATAATATTCTTATTCAAAAAAACAATCTGACTATTTTGAGACGAATCATGGTTGGGCTGTTTTGATCTTTTTCAACTCGAGAATTTTGTCCCGATATTGTGCAGCCTGCTCAAATTCCAGATTTTCAGCGGCTTCGTTCATTTTTGCCTCAAGATCTTGGATCACATCGTCCAGATTCAGCTCCTCGGCATCATAGGCTCTGAGTTCCTCGTTTACAGCCGCCTCAACCGTATTGGCATTCATGTCGGCCATGGTGTAATCAAAGCTGTTGATCTTTTTATTGATGGTGGCGGGTGTAATACCGTGGGCCTGGTTGTAGGCTTGCTGGATCTTGCGGCGGCGTTCGGTTTCCCCCAGGGCCTTTTTCATGGAGCCGGTCTCTTTTTCGGCATACATGATGACCCGGCCATAGGCGTTACGGGCTGCCCGGCCGAAAATCTGGATAAAGGAGCGGAAAGAGCGTAAAAAGCCCTCTTTGTCCGCATCTAAAATGGCTACAAGGGACACTTCCGGGATGTCCAGGCCTTCTCGCAGAAGATTTATTCCGATGAGTACATCAAACAGGCCCCGTCGAAGGTCCTGGATGATGTCAATGCGCTCCACCGTACCGATGTCCGAATGCAGGTATTTTACCTTGAGTCCCAGATCCGAATAGTAATCGGTAAGATCCTCTGCCATGCGTTTGGTCAATGTGGTCACCAGCACGCGCTCCTGGGCCTCCACCCGTTTAAGGATCTCCTGGTACAGGTCATCCACCTGGGTTGTGGCATCCCGGATTTCCACCGGAGGATCAAGCAGCCCGGTGGGCCGGACAATCTGCTCGGCGACCCGGACGCCAGCCTTTTCCATCTCATAGTCTCCGGGGGTGGCCGACACAAATATGGTCCGAGGCACCAAATCCTTGAACTCTTCGAATTTCAGGGGCCGGTTATCCACGGCAGAGGGCAGACGGAACCCGTGTTTAACCAGGGTCTCTTTCCGGGACCGGTCCGCCTTGTACATGGCCCCAAGCTGACCCACCGAAATATGGCTTTCGTCAAAAAAGAGCAGAAAATCATTATCCATATAATCCAGAAGCGTGGGCGGCGGCTGGCCCGGCGCGCGACCGGTGAGGTGCCGGGAATAGTTTTCAATGCCGTTGCAGTACCCGATTTCTTCCAGCATCTCAAGATCGTACCGGGTGCGTTCTTCCAGGCGCTGGGCCTCCACCAGCCGATTCTGGTCATTCAAAAAGGCCAGACGTTCTTTGAGTTCGGCCACAATACTTTCCACGGCCTGTTTCCGGGTCTTTTTATTGGTCACGTAATGGGAGGCCGGGTAGATGGACATCTGGTCAAACCGGTTGAGCACCGTACCTTTCAGGCCATCAATTTCGCTGATCTCTTCAATGGTATCACCAAAAAAGTCAATGCGCACGGCCTTATCTTCCTCGTAGGCCGGGAAGATCTCCAGCCGATCGCCCCGGACCCGGAAAGTGCCCCGGTGGAAATCCACGTCATTGCGGGTGTACTGGATATCCACAAATTTACGGATCACATCCTCCCGGGAAATATCCATATCCCGCTCCAAAGTCACCCGCAGGTCCAGATACTCCTCGGGCGCACCCAGGCCGTAAATGCACGAGACCGATGCCACCACGATCACATCTTTGCGGGCCAGGACGCTCCGGGTGGCCGAGTGCCGCATCTTATCGATCAGTTCATTGATGGAAGAATCCTTCTGGATATAGGTATCCGAAGAGGGGATATAGGCTTCGGGCTGGTAATAATCATAATAGGAAACAAAATACTCCACGCAGTTGTCCGGGAACAGCATCTTAAACTCATTGTAAAGCTGGGCAGCCAGGGTCTTGTTGGGCGCAATGATCAGGCTGGGCTTTTCCACCCGGTTGATGATATTGGCCATGGAAAAGGTTTTTCCCGACCCGGTCACCCCCAAAAGCACCTGATATTTTTCATCGGCTTCTACCCCCTGAACCAGATAGTCAATGGCCTTTGGCTGATCCCCGGCCGGGCCGTAGGGAGACACCAGATTAAACAGTCCCATATATTTTTCCTGTACTTTCCTCTTTTATCAACAGATACTCATAGAGATAACATATTAAACACTACAACACACAGGAGTATACAAAACCCATGGAAGAAAAAAAAGAGACCGTTGCGGTCGTCGGCGCAAGTCCTTTGAAGGAGAGATATTCCAATCAGGCCCAGAATATGCTGGCAGAGTACGGCCACACCCCTGTACCCGTCGCCCCCAGACACGAAACCATTGAGGGCAAAACCGTTTATCATGCGCTGTCTGATATTCCCGAGCCCATTGATACGGTGACCATGTATGTTGGTCCGGCCCGGCAGAACCAGGTGATTGATCAGATCCTGGACATCAAACCCCATCGGGTCATCTTCAATCCCGGCACGGAAAATCCCCCGGCCTACGAAAAACTCAAATCCGCCGGAATCACAGTCCAGGAGGCCTGCACCCTGGTGCTTTTGAGAACCAACCAGTATACGAAACCCTTTAATCCTTAATACGAATATGATATTTTGTGTTTAAACTAAAAGTCACCCATCTGCGGCGTTGCAGAAAAATTTACAATCCTCACATACCATAGTATGCTCCGGTTATAAATTTTCCTGCGCCTTACATCTGGACCACTTTTAGTTCAAACACTATTTAACTTTTGACCCCATGGAAAGAATATTAAATGGATACACAAGCCGCCAAAGGGCATTTTATTGAAACCATTATCAAAGAAGATCTTGCCGAAAATAAAAACAATGGTCGCGTGGCCACGCGTTTTCCGCCGGAACCCAACGGGTTTCTGCACATCGGCCATGCCAAATCCATCTGCCTGAATTTTAAAATGGCCCAGCAGTTTAACGGGAAGTGCAACCTGCGGTTTGATGACTCCAATCCGGCCAAGGAAAAACAGATCTACATCGACTCCATCAAGTCAACAGTCGCATGGCTGGGATTTGACTACAATACCCCGTTTTATGCTTCCAACTACTTTGACGCCCTCCATGACTATGCCGTTGAACTGATTAAAGCCGGAAAAGCCTATGTGTGCAGTCTATCCGCCGACGAAATGAGAGAATACCGCGGAACACTCACCGAACCGGGAAAAGACTCGCCTTACAGGGACAGAAGTGTTGAGGAAAACCTGGATCTGTTCAGCCGGATGAAGGCAGGGGAATTTGATGAGGGGACGCACACCCTGCGGGCCAAAATCGACATGACCTCCCCCAACATCAACCTGAGGGACCCGGTGATTTACAGGGTCAAAAAAGCCCTGCATCCCCGCACCGGGGACAAGTGGTGCATATACCCCATGTACGATTTCACCCACTGCATCTCCGATGCCCTGGAAGGGATCACCCACAGCCTGTGCAGCCTGGAATTTGAAGATCACCGGCCCCTATATGACTGGATTCTGGACAACATCACCATCCCCTGCCATCCCCAGCAGATTGAATTTGCCCGGATGAACATCAACTATACGGTGTTAAGCAAACGAAAGCTGCAACGCCTGGTCACCGAGGAACTGGTAGACGGATGGGATGACCCCAGACTCCCCACCCTGGAGGGCATGCGCCGCAGGGGATACACCCCGGCAGCC contains:
- a CDS encoding CoA-binding protein, with the protein product MEEKKETVAVVGASPLKERYSNQAQNMLAEYGHTPVPVAPRHETIEGKTVYHALSDIPEPIDTVTMYVGPARQNQVIDQILDIKPHRVIFNPGTENPPAYEKLKSAGITVQEACTLVLLRTNQYTKPFNP
- the uvrB gene encoding excinuclease ABC subunit UvrB, coding for MGLFNLVSPYGPAGDQPKAIDYLVQGVEADEKYQVLLGVTGSGKTFSMANIINRVEKPSLIIAPNKTLAAQLYNEFKMLFPDNCVEYFVSYYDYYQPEAYIPSSDTYIQKDSSINELIDKMRHSATRSVLARKDVIVVASVSCIYGLGAPEEYLDLRVTLERDMDISREDVIRKFVDIQYTRNDVDFHRGTFRVRGDRLEIFPAYEEDKAVRIDFFGDTIEEISEIDGLKGTVLNRFDQMSIYPASHYVTNKKTRKQAVESIVAELKERLAFLNDQNRLVEAQRLEERTRYDLEMLEEIGYCNGIENYSRHLTGRAPGQPPPTLLDYMDNDFLLFFDESHISVGQLGAMYKADRSRKETLVKHGFRLPSAVDNRPLKFEEFKDLVPRTIFVSATPGDYEMEKAGVRVAEQIVRPTGLLDPPVEIRDATTQVDDLYQEILKRVEAQERVLVTTLTKRMAEDLTDYYSDLGLKVKYLHSDIGTVERIDIIQDLRRGLFDVLIGINLLREGLDIPEVSLVAILDADKEGFLRSFRSFIQIFGRAARNAYGRVIMYAEKETGSMKKALGETERRRKIQQAYNQAHGITPATINKKINSFDYTMADMNANTVEAAVNEELRAYDAEELNLDDVIQDLEAKMNEAAENLEFEQAAQYRDKILELKKIKTAQP
- a CDS encoding diguanylate cyclase; protein product: MKKSSEKKKERILLVEDDLAFGKGLVNALESEIKEPVVWAKTLEETLPCLDGKQYYSSAVLDFVLPDATNGEIIDIVTQKGIPSIVFTSCVSSELRKFVWSKRIVDYIVKNDQNSLGYLLSSLKKLRENKNHIILIVDDSSFFRSVISDLLYMHQYKLITVTNGKDALEALTHYPGIKLVITDFNMPEMDGCLLCKTIRETFKKEELAIIGMSSERDETMAAQFIKSGANDFIIKQSFIREEFYCRVAQCIENVCLIEQTKLAAMTDYLTGLYNRRLFFEKGKKLFLSSREADRCLCCAMIDIDHFKKINDAYGHDAGDVVLQKLAEIFKNFVKQNELLARLGGEEFCILISGRDGEDKNLFRTQIGERFNALRSLIQTQKITYGDANQKLAVTISIGISFNTDKDLSYMLKLADDKLYCSKRSGRNLITITG
- the uvrC gene encoding excinuclease ABC subunit UvrC: MIVPEKIREKYDQAPHAPGVYLMRDKKGKILYVGKAKDLKKRLASYFVRKDQPEPKTAALLALVADFELVVTQSDQEAFILESNLIKKNSPKYNVLLKDGKNYPLLRIDMNESYPSIQRVRRIEKDKALYFGPYSSSKSVNQTLKQIQRIFKLRKCRDAQFKNRSRPCLNYQIKACLGLCCNEVDPEEYQARVKDAVLFLRGRTREVIKKLRLEMAAYAADQAFEKAAQIRDTIFAVERIMERQVVVCADGQDRDVLGLAWDRDRAVVTVMQVRSGQLINTTYYPLDLGFKEPDELLAAFVIQYYEKAAQIPGSVLFSHPSDDMIRAEARLNAVADHRVNFHYPLRGEKKRLADMAGLNAKGELEKILAREEEARAGLTMLQNLLGMARTPERMECFDNSNLQGKDPVAAMVVFTGGRPDKNAYRKFIIKDIEQQDDYAYMTHVLTRRFQHDRGNMPLPDLLVVDGGKGQLSMAVSVVKELGLEGQFTLAGLAKKDADKGEKADKVYLPGRSNPLNTAQSAKALFLLEQIRDEAHRSAITFQRSRREKRGKLSVLDGIPGIGPKKKKLLLTTFKGIDNIRNQSPESLAALPGITQAMAENLLEVLADL
- a CDS encoding glutamine--tRNA ligase/YqeY domain fusion protein translates to MDTQAAKGHFIETIIKEDLAENKNNGRVATRFPPEPNGFLHIGHAKSICLNFKMAQQFNGKCNLRFDDSNPAKEKQIYIDSIKSTVAWLGFDYNTPFYASNYFDALHDYAVELIKAGKAYVCSLSADEMREYRGTLTEPGKDSPYRDRSVEENLDLFSRMKAGEFDEGTHTLRAKIDMTSPNINLRDPVIYRVKKALHPRTGDKWCIYPMYDFTHCISDALEGITHSLCSLEFEDHRPLYDWILDNITIPCHPQQIEFARMNINYTVLSKRKLQRLVTEELVDGWDDPRLPTLEGMRRRGYTPAAIRNFCDVIGVSKKESRIDMGLLESCLRDDLNENAPRVMGVIRPLKITIENYPDGQTETLEAMNHPQKPEAGKREVSFSKHLYVEQDDFMEDPPKKFFRLGPGREVRLRAAYLVTCKEIIKNEAGAVVELICTYDPETRGGTAPDGRKVKGTIHWVNAQDCIDAQIRLYDRLFKDENPEKDGQDFVENLNPDSLEILEHAKLERRLEKAEPESVYQFERLGYFCLDSKESTPEKPVFNRTVTLRDTWAKVAKR